The Anaerobaca lacustris genome segment GATTTCCAGACTAACCGGCAGGCCTTTCGCCGGGGCGACGAGGAAATTGCTGACCGCATACTCGAACCGATGCGATTCCGAGCCGGCCGGCACCTTCGCCCGGATCAGCGTGCTCGCATGGGGCGGCACACTGACGGACTTCGGCCCCAGTTTCCCCGTCCGCTCCAGTTCGAGGGCAACGTCGCAATGGTTCGTCAGACGAAATCGCACGGTGTTATCCTGGCTGTAGTCGATGTCGGCGATCGTAGTGGCGGCATCGAACATGGCATCGAGGTACTCCTTGCGACCGATGAGCTGGCCCTCGTACCAGACCAGGGTGCGCCCGGCCACCAGGGCCTCCTTCAGGGCGGCAAGCGTCTTGCCCCGCGCGAACACCAGCGTCATCGAGCGATGCTTCTCCGGGCTGCTTTGCTCGAGCATCGAAGGCGCGTGGATGTCGGAGGTTCCCATAAACGTCAGGTTCTTTTCCAGCGCCCATTCGTGGGCCTCGGGATAGTAGCTGCGTCCGTTGACGACCTCGATCCCGTGCATGTACTTCTTCTCATAGAGCGTGGTGTGGATATCGAACCAGCCCTTGCGGTCCGGCTTCCAGCCGGGATGGTTCCAGAAGATGAACGCTCCCTGCTTTGCTGCGGCCGCCATGCAGTCGAGGAGGTCCGGCGTGTCGAGCGGATTGACGTCGTCGAGGAAGAGCGCGTTGAAGTGTCCGGGCGGGGTATCCCGTGTAATCTCGGTGCCCCGGATCAGCAGAATCCCGCGTTCCTTCGCCCTCGCCAAAGCGATCTCATAGGGCCGATTGTGGTTCGTGGGAACATCCGCCTTGTGCGGCTGGTACTCGATATGATCCGTGATCGAGATGACGTCCAGACCCTCCCGCCACGCCTCGTCCACGCGGACGGTGGGCCAGACCAGGCCGTCGGAAAACACCGTGTGCATGTGCAGATCACATTTCAGGGTCTTGTATCCCAGTATATCCGGGAATTGAATCTCCCGTCGGGTCTGTGCCCCCAGCGTGCCCACCATCAGCAGGACGACCAGAATGCCGGCTACCATCAGCCTGGATCGCAGAATCCGTCTCATCGAAACGCCCCTTTCCTTCCATACACACACCATTTGAGCATCGGCCATCT includes the following:
- a CDS encoding Sb-PDE family phosphodiesterase; protein product: MRRILRSRLMVAGILVVLLMVGTLGAQTRREIQFPDILGYKTLKCDLHMHTVFSDGLVWPTVRVDEAWREGLDVISITDHIEYQPHKADVPTNHNRPYEIALARAKERGILLIRGTEITRDTPPGHFNALFLDDVNPLDTPDLLDCMAAAAKQGAFIFWNHPGWKPDRKGWFDIHTTLYEKKYMHGIEVVNGRSYYPEAHEWALEKNLTFMGTSDIHAPSMLEQSSPEKHRSMTLVFARGKTLAALKEALVAGRTLVWYEGQLIGRKEYLDAMFDAATTIADIDYSQDNTVRFRLTNHCDVALELERTGKLGPKSVSVPPHASTLIRAKVPAGSESHRFEYAVSNFLVAPAKGLPVSLEIPPQITIEIGVETEN